From Desulfoplanes formicivorans:
CTCTCCAAATATTTGGGAACCATTCCCGAAACCCTTTCACGAACACTCAGGAAGATGGAGTCCCAGGGGCTTGTAAGGGGCAATGGCGCCTGCATACGCATTCTTGATCGTCCGGGCCTTGAGGAGGTGGCCGAAGGATTGGTCCGGCTGTAGGGCAAACCAAAAAGGGAGAATCAAAACCAGACACTGTCTGTGTCCATTTTGATCCTCCCGATGGCTGAAGAAGAGAGAGTTACTGTCGGAGGGGATTGCAAGAAAGCGGGTTACCGCTTGGATCCATGGGGAAGGTGTCGGAGGAATGCGAGGACAGAGCGGACGTTTGGTCCATGGGCGTGCTTGCTGGCATGCCGGGCATTGTTGATGCTCCACGTTCCTGCGCTGCAGGTGTTGCAGCCGTAAGTTGCGAGGTGGTTATAGTGACGTTCCATTGCCTGGGCGATGGCGCTGACAAAAAGCACAAGACCTCCCTTGTGATAAGTGGTTGAGATGGAAAGCCCAAGACGTGGCGTCTTGGGGACAGAACACTCTTATACGTCTTCTTTGGGGGAATGCAATGATTGTGAAAAAAAAAGCTTAAGCATGTTTTTCGGGTGTCTGGAAGGTCCTGTTGGCAATCAGGAGGACAGTGCTCCTTCCTGAAGGGCCACAACCCGTCTTTCATTTAACAATCGGGGGAAAGTATGAACAAGCTCGTCATGGCTGTTCTGGCCGGTATGCTCTGCCTGGGCGTGTCTGCGCCCATCCTGGCGGGATGGACCGATACGGTTGGCAATGTTGCAGATTCTCTCAAGGGATCGGTCTCGGCTGCTCCGCGAGGAGCCTCTGCCACGGACGACGAGGTCGTCATGGGGCTCAAGGAAGCCTTGACCTCGGCGGCCCAGCGATCCGTGGATGCCCTGGGACGCCAGAATGGTTTTCTTGAAAACCCCAAGGTGTTCATCCCTGTTCCCGGCTATCTGTCCATGGTGGCCAAGGGGCTTGAAAGCACGGGACAGGATCAGCTGGTCAAGGATTTTGTGGTCAGCATGAACCGGGCTGCTGAAAAGGCTGTTCCCAAGGCCACTCCTCTTTTTGTGGATGCGGTCAAGGCCATGAGTCTGGAGGATGCCCGGAAGATCCTCAATGGCAAGGACGATGCCGCCACCATGTATTTCAAGGAACATACCGGGGAACAGTTGACCAAGGAATTTTCGCCTCTGGTCAAGGAGGCCACGGACAGTGTCAACGTGACCAAGTATCTCAAGACCATGCAGGACAAGGCCAAGGGAATGGCCGGTCTGGGCGGGATGAGCATGGGCAATATCGACGACTATGTCACGGAAAAGGCCCTGGACGGGTTGTTCGCCGTCATGGCCGAAAACGAGGCTGCCTTGCGCCAGGATCCCATGGGTCAGGGATCAAAACTGCTGCAAAAGGTGTTTGCTTCGGTGAAATGAAACTGACTGGATGCAAAAAGAACAGGAACGGGCGGTCACTGGTGGACCGCCCGTTCCTGTTTTGCTTTGGCCGTGTCCCTTGGGTGTGGCGACGGTGCAGAGGAATGCGGAGGTTGTGAGGTCGATGTGTGCGGGACGTGGCTCCGAAGCGATGCAGGCCGGCCGAGGCATCAAACCGGCGAACCATAGGGAGGATGTTGTTCCCTCTACTAGGGTTAGAGTCCGTAAAAAAAGGCCAGGGCTCCGAGCATGACCACCAGATACAGGGCGGTCATGCCTGTTCCGGCCCGAACATAGTCGATGGTCCTGAACCCTCCGGGACGCATGACCAGGGCGTTGACCTGGTGGGTGGGCAGCACAAAGGTATTGGATGCGGCTACAGCCACGGTCAGGGCGGCAATGCGGGGGTCGGCTCCGGCCCGCAGGGCCATGTTCATGGCCAGGGGCACCAGGAGCACGGTTGCGCCCACATTGGAGGCCACCAGGGTGAAGAACGAGGTCAACAGGGCGATCACCAGCATAAGGAGCATGGGGGTGGGGGTGCCCAGGGCGCCCATGATGGAATCGGCGATAAATTTGGCAGCCCCCGTGTTTTCAAAGGCCATGCCCAGGGGGATGAGTCCGCCAAGAAGGAACACCGTCATCCAGTCCACGGATTGGTAGGCCTCGTCAATGGTCATGACCTTGGTCAGAACCATGCCCAGGGCTCCGGTCAAAAGGGCAATGGAAAGCTGGACATGGAATCCCAGGATCATGACCAGGGAGATGACCAGCCAGGCAACAGCCATTTTGGCCTTTTCCGTACGCAGGATTTCCCCCTTGACGTCTTCGGTAAAGACCATGTCGGGTTTTTCCTTGAGCAGATGGAACATTTTCCACTGTCCGTGCAGAAGCAGGGCGTCTCCGGCCTGGAGAACAATGTCCGTGAGGCCGCTGACAAAGATTTTTTTCCCGCGAAAGATGGCCAGGGGAGAGACCTGGTAATTGCGACGGAATCCATATTCGCCCATGGTGTGCCCCACCAGTTCCGACCGGGGAGTCAGGATTCCCTCCATGATTCCGGCATTGTTCCCGGAGAGGTCTTCTCCAAAGGTGGTCAGATCCGGAAGAAGGTCCCACCCGAGATCCCTGGCCATTGATGCCACGTATTCGCGGGGTCCCACAACGGCGATGTGATCGCCGGCGCGTATTTCTTCCTGCGGGGAGGGCGCGAAGAGTTTCTGTTTGCCCTGGTCCCTGGCAATGGCCACCACCGTGGTGAAATACAGGGGGCGAAGATCCATGTTTTTCAACGATTCCTGGCGGGTAAAATCTTCGGGGATATGGAGTTCAAAAAGGGTTCCGACCCCTTGATAGGTCGCAGCAAGGAGGCCGGACATGGGGCCGTCGGCATCTTCATCCGCCTTGCGGACCGGAAGGATAAACCGGCCAAAGAACATGAAGTAGACAATGGCGGCCACCACCAGACAGATGCCCACCGGGGTTACGCCAAAGAGGCCAAAAGGTTCGTAATGCTTGCCCCCAACGATCATGAGGTCGTTGAGCAGGATAAGGGGGCTGGAACCCACCAGGGTCAGACAGCCTCCGATAATGGCGCAAAAGGCCATGGGCAGCAGAATCCGTCCTACGGGAATGCGGGTCTGGGTGGCGATGCGCTTGGCTGCAGGAAGAAACAGGGCTGCGGCAC
This genomic window contains:
- a CDS encoding DUF4197 domain-containing protein, with product MNKLVMAVLAGMLCLGVSAPILAGWTDTVGNVADSLKGSVSAAPRGASATDDEVVMGLKEALTSAAQRSVDALGRQNGFLENPKVFIPVPGYLSMVAKGLESTGQDQLVKDFVVSMNRAAEKAVPKATPLFVDAVKAMSLEDARKILNGKDDAATMYFKEHTGEQLTKEFSPLVKEATDSVNVTKYLKTMQDKAKGMAGLGGMSMGNIDDYVTEKALDGLFAVMAENEAALRQDPMGQGSKLLQKVFASVK
- a CDS encoding SLC13 family permease, translated to MTPEIMLVMAVLVLAILMFIFEWVRVDIVGIIMMVLLPLLGLVTPKQAISGLSSNAVVSIIAVIIIGAGLDKTGVMNGVARVILKFSGKSENRIMALISGTVAFISGFMQNIGAAALFLPAAKRIATQTRIPVGRILLPMAFCAIIGGCLTLVGSSPLILLNDLMIVGGKHYEPFGLFGVTPVGICLVVAAIVYFMFFGRFILPVRKADEDADGPMSGLLAATYQGVGTLFELHIPEDFTRQESLKNMDLRPLYFTTVVAIARDQGKQKLFAPSPQEEIRAGDHIAVVGPREYVASMARDLGWDLLPDLTTFGEDLSGNNAGIMEGILTPRSELVGHTMGEYGFRRNYQVSPLAIFRGKKIFVSGLTDIVLQAGDALLLHGQWKMFHLLKEKPDMVFTEDVKGEILRTEKAKMAVAWLVISLVMILGFHVQLSIALLTGALGMVLTKVMTIDEAYQSVDWMTVFLLGGLIPLGMAFENTGAAKFIADSIMGALGTPTPMLLMLVIALLTSFFTLVASNVGATVLLVPLAMNMALRAGADPRIAALTVAVAASNTFVLPTHQVNALVMRPGGFRTIDYVRAGTGMTALYLVVMLGALAFFYGL